A section of the Pseudomonas fluorescens genome encodes:
- a CDS encoding AAA family ATPase yields MEDKTNLTISRAPESLNDSPVDLPNPLDTGRATQLAQALRAELRKAVIGQDAVIDDVLTALIAGGHVLLEGVPGLGKTLLVRALARCFDGDFARIQFTPDLMPSDVTGHAVYDLHTEQFKLRKGPLFTHLLLADEINRAPAKTQAALLEAMQERQVTLEGEALPIGQPFMVLATQNPIEQEGTYPLPEAELDRFMLKVRMDYPEAQQELDMVREVTRSSRADMLDVQPLRTVLQADDVLMLQQVASELALDEQVLDYAVRLSRTTRSWPGLALGAGPRASIALVRGARARALLRGGEFVTPDDIKGCALAVLRHRVRIAPELDIEGLEVDQVLAQLLDQVPAPRQ; encoded by the coding sequence ATGGAAGATAAAACGAATCTGACAATTAGCAGGGCACCGGAATCATTGAACGACTCCCCAGTGGATTTACCCAATCCCCTCGACACCGGGCGAGCGACCCAATTGGCCCAGGCGCTGCGTGCTGAATTGCGCAAGGCGGTGATTGGCCAGGACGCAGTGATCGATGATGTACTGACCGCGCTGATCGCCGGCGGCCATGTGCTGCTAGAAGGCGTTCCCGGCCTGGGCAAGACCTTGCTGGTACGAGCCCTGGCCCGCTGCTTTGACGGCGATTTTGCACGCATCCAGTTCACCCCGGACCTGATGCCCAGCGATGTCACAGGCCATGCCGTATACGACCTGCACACCGAGCAGTTCAAGCTGCGCAAGGGCCCGTTGTTCACCCACCTGTTGCTGGCCGATGAGATCAACCGGGCCCCGGCAAAAACCCAGGCTGCCTTGCTCGAAGCCATGCAGGAACGCCAGGTCACCCTCGAGGGCGAAGCCTTGCCCATCGGCCAGCCCTTTATGGTGCTGGCCACCCAGAATCCCATTGAACAGGAAGGCACCTATCCTCTGCCCGAGGCCGAACTCGACCGGTTCATGCTCAAGGTGCGCATGGACTACCCCGAGGCGCAGCAAGAGTTGGATATGGTGCGTGAAGTGACCCGCTCCTCCCGTGCAGACATGCTCGACGTACAGCCATTACGCACCGTGCTGCAGGCCGATGATGTGCTGATGTTGCAGCAGGTCGCCAGTGAACTGGCCCTCGATGAACAGGTGCTCGACTACGCCGTGCGCCTGTCCCGCACCACCCGTAGCTGGCCCGGCCTGGCCCTGGGCGCCGGGCCTCGTGCCTCCATCGCCCTGGTGCGAGGTGCACGGGCCCGCGCCCTGCTGCGCGGTGGCGAGTTCGTGACCCCGGACGACATCAAGGGCTGCGCGCTCGCGGTGTTGCGCCATCGGGTACGCATCGCCCCTGAGCTGGATATCGAAGGCCTGGAGGTGGACCAGGTCCTTGCCCAACTGCTCGACCAAGTACCGGCGCCACGCCAGTGA
- a CDS encoding DUF4129 domain-containing protein yields MRLSDASVVIRPRSSWEAMDLGVLLAREHRVLLMSSWALVSLPMFILISVVLWDYPSVAVLLFWWLKPAFERLPLYILSKALFGEVPTLKQALRQWPRLLKEQLLASLTWRRFSLSRSFVMPVVQLESLGGLARQQRLGVLLQRNAGAARWLTLIGLLLETALWIGLMALFYLFLPQQVELDWDWQQLALASSQDWLWLEHLSNAFYALILVFWEPIYVACGFSLYLNRRTVLEAWDLELVFRRLRQRLGSAVALLLLTVGLLVIAPIPQAMANPPVNSKPLSTTQANQSIKHLLEQPPFKNPQTVTHYRFSEDKTNSKTKPPGDAHLPAWLKSLLNSLNSDTFKSLALVMEVLLWGLLIAGIALVAWHYRDWLHAFVSPHRAPRPKVTRPVPSQLFGLDMGVETLPDDIASTAEQLWATHPREALGLLYRGLLSRLLHDFNLPLKNADTEGQVLEHVRHLQQPQLLAFSDDLTRHWQNLAYGHRVPPALAQQQLCAHWRSLFEREATR; encoded by the coding sequence ATGCGCCTGAGTGACGCCAGCGTGGTGATCCGTCCCCGCTCCTCGTGGGAGGCCATGGACCTGGGGGTGTTGCTGGCCCGTGAGCACCGCGTGTTATTGATGAGCAGTTGGGCCTTGGTCAGCCTGCCGATGTTTATCCTGATCAGCGTTGTGCTGTGGGACTACCCCTCGGTTGCCGTGCTGCTGTTCTGGTGGTTGAAACCGGCCTTTGAGCGCCTACCGCTGTACATTCTATCGAAGGCGCTGTTTGGCGAGGTGCCCACCCTCAAGCAGGCACTGCGCCAATGGCCTCGCCTGCTCAAGGAGCAACTGCTGGCCAGCCTGACCTGGCGACGCTTTAGCCTCAGTCGCAGCTTTGTCATGCCCGTGGTGCAACTCGAAAGCCTAGGCGGCCTGGCCCGCCAGCAGCGATTGGGAGTGCTGCTGCAACGCAATGCCGGCGCGGCGCGCTGGCTGACACTGATCGGCCTGCTCCTGGAAACAGCGCTGTGGATTGGCTTGATGGCGTTGTTCTATCTATTCCTGCCGCAGCAGGTTGAGCTGGACTGGGACTGGCAGCAACTGGCACTGGCCAGCAGTCAGGACTGGCTCTGGCTGGAGCACCTGAGCAATGCCTTCTACGCCCTGATCCTGGTGTTCTGGGAGCCGATCTATGTGGCGTGTGGATTCAGCCTCTATCTTAACCGGCGCACCGTGCTTGAAGCCTGGGACCTGGAGTTGGTGTTCCGCCGCCTGCGCCAACGCCTGGGATCGGCAGTGGCCCTCCTGCTGCTGACTGTCGGCCTGCTAGTGATCGCGCCAATACCCCAGGCCATGGCCAACCCGCCGGTCAACTCGAAACCGTTGAGCACCACGCAAGCCAATCAATCAATCAAGCATCTGCTGGAACAACCCCCGTTCAAGAATCCGCAAACCGTTACCCACTATCGTTTCAGTGAGGACAAAACCAACAGCAAAACCAAGCCCCCGGGTGATGCCCACTTGCCTGCCTGGCTCAAATCCTTACTGAACAGTCTCAACAGCGACACATTCAAGTCCCTGGCGCTGGTGATGGAGGTGCTGCTCTGGGGCCTGCTGATCGCCGGCATTGCCCTGGTCGCCTGGCACTACCGCGACTGGCTGCACGCCTTCGTCAGCCCTCATCGCGCGCCCCGACCCAAGGTTACGCGGCCCGTGCCGTCACAACTGTTCGGCCTGGACATGGGCGTGGAAACCTTACCCGACGATATTGCCAGTACCGCCGAGCAACTATGGGCCACGCACCCCCGTGAAGCCCTTGGCCTGCTTTATCGCGGCCTGCTTAGCCGGCTGCTGCATGACTTCAACCTGCCACTGAAAAACGCCGATACCGAAGGTCAGGTCCTGGAACATGTGCGTCACTTGCAACAGCCGCAATTGCTCGCGTTCAGCGACGACCTGACCCGACACTGGCAAAACCTCGCCTATGGCCACCGCGTGCCGCCGGCCCTGGCCCAGCAACAGCTCTGTGCCCATTGGCGCAGCTTGTTCGAACGCGAGGCCACGCGATGA
- the sbcB gene encoding exodeoxyribonuclease I: MTSIFWYDYETTGINPRSDRPLQVAGIRTDLDLNEIGPPVNLYCKPSDDILPHPAACMITGITPGQLAEKGLAEADFMTRVHAELAAPGTCGAGYNTLRFDDEMTRYSLYRNFFDPYAREWQGGNSRWDLIDVLRTAYALRPDGIVWPEQDGRVTLKLERLTAANGIDHGQAHEALADVRATIALARLVRDKQPKLYDWLFQLRSKQRVMDQIRLLQPMVHISGRFSAERHYLGVVLPLAWHPRNRNALIVCDLGLDPQGLLDLDAQTLRQRLYTRRDELAEGELPVPLKLVHINRCPVVAPLSVLRAQDQQRLNLDMSEIQARALRLTDAQELWQDKLPAIYAEEDFAASADPEQQLYDGFIGDRDRRLCEQVRAVEPAQLARQQWPFDDHRLPELLFRYRARNFAYTLDDEEQQRWKLFCQQRLSDVDYGAPNTLESFNKARLELDVSATSFQRQVLDEWQDYADDLRQRLSL, from the coding sequence GTGACCTCGATCTTCTGGTACGACTACGAAACCACCGGCATCAACCCGCGCAGCGACCGTCCACTGCAGGTCGCCGGGATTCGCACCGACCTTGACCTCAATGAGATAGGGCCGCCGGTCAACCTCTATTGCAAACCCAGCGACGATATCCTGCCGCATCCGGCTGCGTGCATGATCACGGGCATTACTCCTGGCCAACTGGCGGAAAAAGGTCTGGCCGAAGCCGATTTCATGACGCGGGTGCATGCCGAGCTGGCGGCTCCCGGCACCTGCGGCGCGGGCTACAACACCTTGCGTTTTGACGATGAAATGACGCGCTACAGTTTGTATCGCAATTTCTTCGACCCATACGCACGTGAGTGGCAGGGCGGCAACAGCCGCTGGGACTTGATCGATGTGCTGCGCACAGCCTATGCGCTGCGCCCCGACGGCATCGTCTGGCCCGAGCAGGACGGGCGCGTGACCCTCAAGCTGGAGCGCTTGACGGCGGCCAATGGGATTGACCATGGCCAGGCTCACGAGGCCCTGGCCGACGTGCGCGCCACCATTGCCCTGGCACGCCTGGTCCGGGACAAACAACCCAAGCTGTACGATTGGTTGTTTCAACTGCGCAGCAAACAGCGGGTCATGGATCAGATCCGCCTGTTGCAGCCCATGGTGCATATTTCCGGGCGTTTCTCGGCCGAGCGTCATTACCTTGGGGTTGTTCTGCCGCTGGCGTGGCATCCGCGCAATCGCAACGCGTTGATTGTCTGTGACCTGGGGCTCGACCCACAGGGGCTGCTGGATCTGGATGCACAAACCCTGCGCCAGCGCCTGTACACCCGCCGCGATGAGTTGGCTGAAGGCGAGTTGCCGGTGCCGCTCAAGTTAGTGCACATCAATCGTTGCCCGGTGGTCGCCCCGCTGAGTGTGTTGCGTGCGCAAGACCAGCAGCGTTTGAACCTGGATATGAGTGAAATCCAGGCCCGAGCACTGCGGCTAACTGACGCACAGGAACTTTGGCAGGATAAATTGCCGGCGATTTATGCCGAAGAAGATTTCGCCGCAAGCGCCGACCCGGAGCAACAGCTCTACGACGGTTTTATTGGTGACCGGGATCGGCGTTTATGTGAGCAAGTCCGGGCTGTGGAGCCTGCGCAATTAGCACGTCAGCAATGGCCTTTTGATGATCATCGTTTGCCGGAATTATTGTTTCGCTATCGTGCCCGTAACTTTGCGTACACCTTGGACGATGAAGAGCAACAACGCTGGAAACTATTCTGTCAGCAACGATTGTCAGATGTGGATTACGGTGCACCCAATACCCTTGAGAGTTTCAATAAGGCCAGGCTTGAGTTGGACGTTAGTGCTACATCGTTTCAGCGTCAGGTTTTGGATGAATGGCAGGACTATGCAGATGATTTACGCCAGCGTCTGAGTCTGTAA
- a CDS encoding RDD family protein, with amino-acid sequence MPTAPLDTRYQIETPEGIDLPLRPAGLIPRALAFGFDLGLRGLILGILFIVLAFLGNLGIGLGSILLFLVSWWYMVLFEVLNQGSSPGKQIMGLRVVQDDGTPIGWSASLIRNLLRFVDMLPFGYFLGAISCLQHPHFKRLGDIAAGTLVVYREQPLARPHLPQAAALRLPFALELNEQRAILGFAERQGELSAERAHELAAILATPLQVSPTRAVEQLNGVARGLLGPT; translated from the coding sequence ATGCCCACTGCACCATTGGACACTCGCTACCAGATCGAAACCCCGGAGGGCATCGACCTGCCCTTGCGCCCCGCCGGGCTGATACCTCGTGCCTTGGCATTCGGCTTCGACCTGGGCTTGCGCGGGCTGATCCTCGGCATCCTGTTCATTGTCCTGGCGTTTCTCGGCAACCTGGGCATCGGCCTGGGCTCGATCCTGCTGTTTCTCGTCAGTTGGTGGTACATGGTGCTGTTCGAAGTGCTCAACCAAGGCAGCTCACCGGGCAAGCAGATCATGGGGCTGCGGGTGGTTCAGGATGACGGCACGCCCATTGGCTGGTCCGCATCCCTGATCCGCAACCTGCTGCGTTTTGTCGATATGTTGCCGTTTGGCTACTTCCTCGGCGCCATCAGTTGCCTGCAACATCCCCACTTCAAACGCCTGGGCGACATTGCGGCCGGCACCCTGGTTGTCTACCGCGAACAGCCCCTGGCCCGTCCCCACTTGCCCCAGGCCGCGGCCTTGCGCCTGCCCTTTGCCCTTGAGCTGAACGAGCAGCGCGCGATCCTTGGTTTTGCCGAACGCCAGGGCGAACTGTCCGCCGAGCGGGCCCATGAACTGGCAGCGATTCTGGCCACGCCCCTGCAGGTCTCGCCCACACGCGCCGTGGAACAACTCAATGGCGTGGCCCGCGGCCTGTTGGGGCCGACATGA
- a CDS encoding PilZ domain-containing protein has translation MFTDRKIERHQLPYFLQVFNRFTDKPIGYLGNISSEGLMLVSQLPLMIDVDFELRLKIPGPEGDVHAVDFSATCLWSHEDINPRHYDSGFILLQAPAEYGQLIVALLQYFSFDPLQASA, from the coding sequence ATGTTTACCGACCGAAAGATTGAGCGGCACCAGTTGCCCTATTTTCTGCAAGTGTTCAACCGCTTTACAGATAAGCCCATTGGCTACTTGGGCAATATTTCCAGCGAAGGGCTGATGCTGGTCAGCCAATTGCCCTTGATGATCGATGTGGATTTCGAGCTGCGCTTGAAAATTCCCGGTCCCGAGGGGGATGTGCATGCCGTTGACTTCAGCGCCACTTGCCTGTGGAGCCATGAGGATATCAACCCCCGGCATTACGACTCGGGGTTCATCCTGTTGCAGGCCCCCGCCGAATACGGGCAATTGATCGTCGCGTTGCTGCAGTACTTCAGCTTTGACCCCCTGCAGGCTTCGGCCTAG
- the mvaT gene encoding histone-like nucleoid-structuring protein MvaT, producing the protein MSLINEYRATEEAIKELQARLKNLSQDDKLQTELEFEGKLRTLMGEYSKSLRDIIALLDPESKVKAPRGAVKVTGTKRARKVKQYKNPHNGEVIETKGGNHKTLKEWKAKWGGDVVEGWATLLG; encoded by the coding sequence ATGTCCCTGATCAACGAATACCGTGCCACCGAAGAAGCTATCAAAGAGCTTCAAGCCCGTTTGAAGAATCTGTCCCAAGACGACAAACTGCAAACCGAGCTGGAATTCGAAGGCAAATTGCGCACCCTGATGGGTGAATACTCCAAATCCCTGCGTGACATCATTGCGCTGCTGGATCCGGAATCGAAAGTTAAAGCACCACGCGGCGCGGTAAAAGTTACCGGCACCAAGCGCGCGCGCAAGGTCAAGCAATACAAAAACCCGCACAACGGTGAAGTGATTGAAACCAAAGGTGGCAACCACAAGACCCTGAAAGAGTGGAAAGCCAAGTGGGGCGGTGACGTGGTTGAAGGTTGGGCTACCCTGCTGGGCTAA
- a CDS encoding DUF58 domain-containing protein, whose protein sequence is MRPTRLLLVWLAVLLGLNVALGTAAALQLKVPVALHSVAWGLLLALLLLALLDAARLQRRPSPRLRRQMPGSLALGRWSEVRLTLKHDYPQPLVLEVFDHVPDGLSVQNLPQAIALRPGVHSELGYRLRPLSRGHFSFERCEVHLPSPLGLWTAKRQLPVKDAARVYPDFARLYGAQLLAVDNWLSQLGVRQRQRRGLGLEFHQLREFREGDSLRQIDWKATARQRTPIAREYQDERDQQIVFMLDCGRRMRSQDGELSHFDHALNACLLLSYVALRQGDAVGLCTFACDPPRYLAPVKGSGQLNQLLNTVYDLDTTRRPADYQAAASQLLARQKRRALVIVVTNLRDEDDEDLLTAVKRISRQHRVLVASLREEVLDQLRQAPVQTLPQALAYCGSVDYLNAREELHDRLKAQGLAVLDAHPSALGANLVTRYLGWKKAGVL, encoded by the coding sequence ATGAGACCCACTCGCCTGTTGCTTGTCTGGCTCGCGGTACTACTGGGCCTGAACGTCGCCCTCGGAACGGCTGCGGCCCTGCAACTCAAGGTACCAGTTGCCCTGCACTCCGTGGCCTGGGGCCTGCTCCTGGCGCTGCTGTTGCTGGCGTTGCTCGACGCCGCACGCCTGCAACGCCGTCCCTCGCCACGCCTGCGGCGGCAAATGCCGGGTAGCCTGGCATTGGGGCGCTGGAGCGAGGTACGGCTCACTCTGAAGCATGACTATCCACAGCCGCTGGTGCTGGAGGTCTTTGATCACGTACCGGATGGCTTGAGCGTGCAAAACCTGCCGCAGGCCATCGCCCTGCGCCCTGGTGTACACAGTGAGCTGGGTTACCGCCTGCGCCCCTTGAGTCGTGGGCATTTCAGCTTCGAGCGCTGTGAGGTGCACCTGCCCAGCCCACTGGGATTGTGGACTGCAAAACGCCAACTGCCGGTCAAGGATGCCGCACGGGTCTACCCGGATTTTGCCCGCCTGTACGGCGCGCAGTTGCTGGCGGTGGATAACTGGCTCAGCCAACTGGGGGTACGCCAGCGCCAGCGTCGCGGCCTGGGCCTGGAGTTTCACCAACTGCGGGAGTTTCGCGAGGGTGACAGCCTGCGCCAGATCGACTGGAAGGCCACGGCACGGCAACGCACGCCGATTGCCCGGGAATATCAGGATGAGCGCGACCAGCAGATTGTCTTCATGCTCGATTGCGGTCGGCGCATGCGCAGCCAGGACGGCGAGTTGTCGCATTTCGACCACGCCCTCAACGCCTGCCTGCTGCTCAGCTACGTGGCCTTGCGCCAGGGCGATGCCGTGGGCCTGTGTACCTTCGCCTGCGACCCGCCGCGCTACCTGGCACCGGTCAAGGGCAGCGGCCAGTTGAACCAGTTGCTCAACACCGTATACGACCTGGACACCACCCGGCGACCGGCCGACTACCAGGCGGCGGCCAGCCAACTGCTGGCTCGCCAGAAACGTCGGGCGCTGGTGATTGTGGTGACCAACCTGCGTGATGAGGACGATGAGGATCTGCTGACCGCAGTCAAGCGCATCAGCCGCCAGCATCGGGTGTTGGTGGCGAGCCTGCGCGAAGAAGTGCTGGACCAATTGCGCCAGGCCCCCGTGCAGACCCTGCCGCAGGCGCTGGCCTACTGTGGCAGCGTCGACTATCTCAATGCCAGGGAAGAGCTCCATGACCGCTTGAAGGCGCAAGGCCTGGCGGTATTGGATGCCCATCCCTCGGCGCTGGGCGCCAACCTGGTAACCCGTTACCTGGGCTGGAAAAAAGCGGGCGTGCTATGA
- a CDS encoding DUF4350 domain-containing protein translates to MSRALIWLGLILACLLTAGGFYAWHKAIPYEEVIDRGPSPEAQANPYLAAEHFLRQQGLAVEHARSLERLATLPAKGASLLLLSERSNMTPRQVDQLLEWTQAGGHLLLVAEAIWDEETQDSGDLLLDRLQLRQAFSDDFDQPPSARKGKKPDLTRLYVDNETAPAFFSFDTDFTLTDPRHLAQFSANSAKSSHLMQLDLGHGRVTVITDSELWKAPAIGLHDNAWLLWYLTQGSDVTLLSNTDVENLFSLLLRYFPQALVALAALILLGLWRAGVRLGPVQAPAPKARRQLQEHLNASADFLLRRSGQGSLLQALQRDILRTARRRHPGFEQLDTAGQWLALEHLTRQPSSIISQALGPLPAKRLSSADFSRQVASLQTLRNAL, encoded by the coding sequence ATGAGTCGGGCATTGATCTGGCTCGGACTGATCCTGGCTTGCCTGCTGACAGCCGGGGGCTTCTACGCCTGGCACAAGGCGATACCCTACGAAGAAGTGATCGACCGCGGACCGTCACCTGAAGCCCAGGCCAACCCCTACCTGGCGGCCGAGCACTTCCTGCGTCAGCAGGGCCTGGCTGTCGAGCACGCCCGCAGCCTGGAGCGCCTGGCCACCCTGCCCGCCAAGGGTGCCAGCCTGCTGTTGCTCAGCGAGCGCAGCAATATGACCCCACGCCAGGTTGACCAGTTGCTGGAGTGGACCCAGGCCGGCGGTCATCTGCTGTTGGTGGCCGAAGCCATATGGGATGAAGAAACCCAGGACAGTGGTGACCTGCTGCTCGATCGCCTGCAGTTACGCCAGGCCTTCAGCGATGACTTCGATCAGCCTCCCTCCGCTCGCAAGGGCAAGAAGCCGGACCTGACACGGCTCTATGTCGATAACGAAACCGCACCGGCGTTTTTCAGTTTCGACACCGATTTCACCCTGACCGACCCCAGGCACCTGGCACAGTTCTCGGCCAACAGCGCCAAGTCCAGCCACCTGATGCAACTCGATCTCGGGCATGGTCGCGTGACCGTGATCACCGACAGCGAACTATGGAAAGCCCCGGCCATTGGCTTGCACGACAATGCCTGGCTGCTGTGGTACCTGACACAGGGCAGCGATGTCACCCTACTGTCCAACACAGACGTCGAGAACCTGTTTAGCCTGTTGCTACGTTATTTCCCCCAGGCCCTGGTGGCTCTCGCTGCCTTGATTCTGCTGGGGTTATGGCGCGCGGGTGTACGCCTGGGGCCGGTCCAGGCACCGGCGCCGAAAGCCCGCCGGCAATTGCAGGAACACCTGAATGCCAGTGCCGACTTTCTGTTGCGTCGCAGCGGCCAGGGCAGCCTGTTGCAAGCCCTGCAGCGGGACATCCTGCGCACCGCCCGCCGGCGCCACCCCGGATTCGAACAGTTGGACACTGCCGGGCAATGGCTGGCGCTTGAACACCTGACCCGCCAACCCTCTTCCATTATCAGCCAGGCCCTTGGCCCACTCCCGGCAAAGCGGCTTTCCAGTGCTGACTTCAGCCGCCAGGTGGCCAGCCTGCAAACCCTCAGGAATGCCCTGTGA
- a CDS encoding stage II sporulation protein M, which yields MKQSLFETRHQPHWQAFAAQLALLEQGKAKTQDLTHFPHDYRRLCQHLALAQERGYSSYLVDPLQQLALRGHQQLYRHRSRLGAKVLGFLLADFPRTVREQWRFVLVASLLFFGSLAGIALLVYLFPDLIYTIVSPQQVTEMQGMYDPDASRLGRAAERASSEDWMMFGYYVMHNIGIAFQTFAGGLLFGLGSVFFLFFNGLMIGAIAGHLTEIGYGQTFWSFVIGHGAFELTAIALAGSAGLQLGWALIAPGALPRGEALRLAARTSVKMICGVMVFLLIAAFIEAYWSSTTAVRPWGKYLVGAALWAMVIAYLLFAGRSRHAPE from the coding sequence ATGAAGCAGAGCCTGTTCGAAACCCGTCACCAGCCACACTGGCAGGCCTTTGCCGCACAACTGGCACTGCTTGAACAAGGCAAGGCCAAGACCCAGGACCTGACGCACTTTCCCCATGATTACCGACGCCTGTGCCAACACTTGGCGCTGGCCCAGGAACGGGGCTACAGCAGCTACCTGGTAGACCCGTTGCAACAACTGGCCTTGCGCGGCCATCAACAGCTGTATCGCCATCGCAGTCGTCTTGGTGCCAAGGTCCTGGGTTTCCTGCTGGCAGACTTCCCCCGCACAGTTCGCGAGCAATGGCGCTTCGTGCTGGTCGCCAGCCTGCTGTTCTTTGGCAGCCTGGCCGGCATCGCGCTATTGGTCTACCTGTTTCCCGACCTGATCTACACCATCGTCAGCCCCCAGCAAGTGACCGAGATGCAGGGTATGTACGACCCTGACGCCAGTCGCCTGGGGCGTGCGGCCGAGCGGGCATCGAGTGAGGACTGGATGATGTTCGGCTACTACGTCATGCACAACATCGGCATCGCATTCCAGACCTTCGCCGGCGGCTTGCTGTTTGGCCTGGGCAGCGTGTTCTTCCTGTTCTTCAATGGCCTGATGATCGGCGCCATCGCCGGGCACCTGACTGAAATTGGCTATGGGCAAACCTTCTGGTCCTTTGTCATCGGCCACGGTGCCTTCGAACTGACGGCCATCGCCCTGGCCGGCTCAGCCGGCCTGCAACTGGGTTGGGCGTTGATCGCACCGGGAGCGTTGCCCCGGGGTGAAGCACTGCGACTGGCCGCCCGTACAAGTGTGAAAATGATCTGCGGCGTGATGGTATTCCTGCTGATCGCAGCCTTTATAGAAGCCTATTGGTCCTCCACCACCGCCGTGCGGCCCTGGGGCAAATACCTGGTGGGCGCTGCGCTCTGGGCGATGGTGATCGCCTATCTGCTGTTCGCAGGCAGGAGCCGTCATGCGCCTGAGTGA
- a CDS encoding YadA family autotransporter adhesin produces MGATFGGNGTAAPLPVAGSTAVGSSSRALGPGATTLGASAELTSSNTAVGFNAKASAGGLNDSVALGNNSNATRNQTVSVGSSGAERQITNVAAGTVGTDAVNLSQLTNSVGVALNSANQYTADREGEIRKDQVDGDVTTLANANKHADAGVIDAKAYADKGDVATLSNANTHTDKREAAIRKDQVEGDVTTLNRAKDYSVARGAEDGVKTVAVGKTAQATGTNSVAIGNDSVAARANSVSVGAAGNERQIVNVAAGTQGTDAVNVDQMNRGDATTLTQSINYTNQRVDSAKEALDGAYSYIRKENAEMRREHRSIGAMAMASSAIGIGPTSLGRTQAGLAIGNVQSQSALAFGVNHYMNESTVFTFRGAIGTSSSVTGGAVGVVKGW; encoded by the coding sequence CTGGGTGCGACATTTGGCGGCAATGGCACTGCCGCGCCGTTACCGGTTGCAGGTTCGACAGCCGTCGGCTCGAGCTCAAGGGCACTTGGTCCTGGTGCTACAACATTAGGGGCCAGTGCAGAATTAACGTCTAGCAATACAGCAGTAGGTTTTAATGCCAAGGCCAGCGCAGGTGGACTAAACGATAGTGTTGCTCTTGGTAATAACTCAAATGCTACAAGAAACCAGACGGTATCTGTAGGCAGTAGTGGGGCAGAGCGCCAAATCACCAATGTGGCAGCTGGCACCGTTGGGACTGATGCAGTGAACCTCAGCCAACTCACGAACTCCGTGGGAGTAGCGCTGAATAGCGCTAACCAGTACACCGCCGACCGTGAAGGCGAAATCCGCAAGGATCAGGTAGATGGTGACGTGACTACCTTGGCCAATGCCAACAAACATGCCGATGCCGGTGTCATCGATGCCAAGGCCTACGCGGATAAAGGCGACGTGGCCACATTGTCTAACGCCAACACCCACACTGATAAGCGTGAAGCGGCCATCCGTAAAGACCAGGTGGAAGGTGATGTGACCACGTTGAACCGCGCAAAAGACTATTCAGTCGCACGTGGAGCGGAGGACGGCGTTAAAACTGTCGCTGTAGGCAAAACGGCTCAAGCAACTGGGACCAACTCAGTCGCGATCGGCAATGACTCAGTAGCTGCCAGGGCCAACAGTGTTTCAGTGGGGGCGGCAGGTAATGAGCGTCAGATTGTTAACGTGGCTGCCGGTACCCAGGGCACGGATGCGGTCAATGTTGATCAAATGAATCGTGGTGACGCGACTACACTCACTCAATCAATCAACTACACCAATCAGCGTGTTGATTCGGCCAAGGAAGCACTCGACGGAGCCTATTCGTACATCCGTAAGGAAAATGCCGAGATGCGTCGTGAGCATCGGTCCATTGGTGCCATGGCAATGGCTTCGTCTGCTATTGGAATCGGGCCAACAAGCCTTGGTCGTACCCAGGCTGGTTTGGCGATAGGCAACGTTCAAAGTCAATCGGCACTGGCGTTTGGGGTTAACCATTACATGAATGAATCCACAGTCTTCACCTTTCGTGGTGCCATCGGTACCAGCAGTTCGGTAACGGGTGGTGCTGTCGGTGTTGTTAAGGGCTGGTAA